In Bartonella bovis 91-4, the following proteins share a genomic window:
- a CDS encoding complex I NDUFA9 subunit family protein: MKLDYTLYQHPKLITVFGGSGFVGRHIVETLTKRGYRVRIAVRCPQKAYYMLQIGEVGQTQMLATDVKDHTSVARALLGAEGAIFLPGSLTQANQSNFQNTQIDGAKNVAELSAQANIPLIHMSTLTANDENTLCSYTRAKFTSEQIVHHSHPQAIIMRPSVIFGPEDCFFNTLANLSRFSPIMPLFGGGQNKLQPVYVGDIAEFVTRALEGKVAFGKSYDLGGQVVMTFQNIVENVLKIIHRKKIVLSMPLSFGLFIGNVLGNIGKIPLLPELMTVDQMHFLQMDNIVSQEAIKNGRTLEGVGITPKTMSAILPSYLWRFRPQGQFSKSLSA, encoded by the coding sequence ATGAAACTTGATTACACTCTTTACCAACATCCTAAACTTATCACTGTTTTCGGTGGATCAGGTTTTGTAGGACGACATATCGTTGAAACTTTAACCAAACGGGGTTATCGCGTTCGTATTGCTGTTCGCTGTCCGCAAAAAGCTTATTACATGTTACAAATAGGCGAAGTGGGCCAAACTCAAATGCTTGCAACTGACGTTAAGGACCACACTTCTGTTGCCCGTGCATTGCTTGGAGCAGAAGGTGCAATCTTTCTTCCTGGAAGCTTAACGCAAGCAAATCAGTCGAATTTTCAAAATACACAAATTGATGGCGCCAAAAATGTTGCAGAATTATCAGCTCAAGCGAATATTCCGCTCATTCATATGTCAACACTCACCGCCAATGATGAAAACACCTTATGCTCTTATACCCGTGCCAAATTTACAAGTGAGCAAATTGTACATCATAGCCATCCTCAAGCAATTATTATGCGCCCATCGGTTATTTTTGGGCCGGAAGATTGTTTTTTTAATACTTTGGCAAATTTATCTCGCTTTTCGCCTATTATGCCACTTTTTGGTGGAGGGCAAAATAAATTGCAACCTGTTTATGTTGGTGATATCGCTGAATTTGTTACACGCGCTTTAGAAGGAAAGGTTGCCTTTGGAAAAAGTTATGATCTTGGTGGACAAGTAGTTATGACATTCCAGAATATCGTTGAAAATGTACTAAAAATTATCCACCGCAAAAAAATAGTTTTATCCATGCCTCTTTCTTTTGGTCTCTTCATTGGAAATGTTTTAGGAAATATCGGTAAAATACCCTTATTACCAGAACTTATGACAGTTGATCAAATGCACTTTCTACAAATGGACAACATCGTCTCTCAAGAAGCTATCAAAAATGGACGAACGTTAGAAGGAGTAGGGATTACTCCTAAAACAATGAGCGCTATTTTACCCAGTTACCTATGGCGGTTTCGTCCACAAGGGCAGTTTTCTAAAAGTTTATCAGCTTAA
- a CDS encoding bifunctional folylpolyglutamate synthase/dihydrofolate synthase codes for MKKNHTKKVIDDLLEIYPKKFDLSLERISRLLERLGNPHLKLASIIHIAGTNGKGSASAICRALLESAGYCVHVYSSPHLVHWNERWRLNGQFVTDDQLIKTIHQIIEVNCNEPISIFEILTAVAFMLFSTNPADAIILEVGLGGRFDATNVINKPAVSLIMPIDYDHETFLGNTIKQIAFEKGGIIKQAVPVVIGKQNYDITHCVLSTLADKNKAPYSIFNQDYQSYKEYGRMVFQNNQGLMDLPLPNLIGAHQIANAGASIEAIYQAGFQLSQQTISKALRNLYWPARMQHLTHGRLVDQLPLSTDLWLDGGHNPAAGKVVAEELTQWKKKSNRPIIMIASMLKTKDTIGYFRPLANLVDKVYTIPLNSNDASICPIILAQSAQKVGLTASPQANLQTAFHKISLEHKDAIIFIGGSLYLAGDILRDNETPPC; via the coding sequence ATGAAAAAAAACCATACAAAAAAAGTGATTGATGATTTACTAGAAATTTATCCGAAAAAATTTGACCTTTCTTTAGAACGCATTTCTCGCCTTTTAGAGCGTCTTGGTAACCCGCATTTAAAGCTTGCATCTATTATTCACATCGCTGGAACAAATGGTAAAGGATCTGCTTCAGCTATTTGTCGGGCTTTGTTGGAAAGTGCAGGCTATTGTGTTCATGTATACAGCTCTCCTCATTTGGTGCATTGGAATGAACGTTGGCGATTAAACGGTCAATTTGTCACAGATGACCAACTGATCAAAACAATTCATCAAATTATAGAAGTAAACTGTAATGAACCGATCTCTATTTTTGAAATTCTCACAGCTGTTGCTTTTATGCTGTTTAGTACAAATCCAGCTGATGCAATAATTTTAGAAGTTGGATTAGGAGGGCGTTTTGATGCTACCAATGTGATTAACAAGCCAGCTGTATCCCTTATAATGCCCATTGACTATGACCATGAAACCTTTCTTGGCAACACTATTAAACAAATCGCTTTTGAAAAAGGGGGAATTATCAAACAAGCTGTTCCTGTGGTCATAGGTAAGCAAAATTATGATATAACTCATTGTGTTTTAAGCACCCTTGCCGATAAAAACAAAGCGCCTTATTCTATTTTTAACCAGGATTATCAAAGTTATAAAGAATATGGACGTATGGTATTCCAAAATAATCAAGGTTTAATGGATTTACCACTTCCTAATCTTATTGGTGCTCACCAAATTGCTAATGCTGGTGCTTCTATTGAAGCAATCTATCAAGCAGGTTTTCAGCTTTCACAACAAACAATAAGCAAAGCTTTGCGCAATCTTTACTGGCCAGCACGAATGCAACATCTTACCCATGGACGATTAGTTGATCAACTTCCTCTCAGTACTGATTTATGGCTAGATGGTGGTCATAACCCTGCTGCTGGAAAAGTTGTTGCAGAGGAACTTACACAATGGAAAAAAAAATCAAACCGTCCTATTATTATGATTGCCAGTATGCTTAAAACTAAAGACACTATTGGTTATTTTCGCCCTCTGGCCAATCTCGTAGATAAAGTTTATACAATTCCATTGAACTCTAATGATGCAAGTATCTGCCCAATAATTTTAGCCCAATCAGCTCAAAAAGTAGGGCTTACTGCTAGCCCGCAAGCTAATCTACAAACTGCTTTTCATAAAATTAGTCTAGAACATAAAGATGCAATCATCTTTATTGGTGGCTCTCTTTACCTTGCAGGTGATATTTTACGTGACAATGAAACACCGCCATGCTAA